A genomic region of Trueperaceae bacterium contains the following coding sequences:
- a CDS encoding ABC transporter substrate-binding protein, whose amino-acid sequence MRLRPLIVSLVVATLTCVGLAQNLVVYSSVDEENARHLLAAFTADTGIQVQMVFLSAGPALSRIEAEKNRPQADVWFGAPSENHIIAKDRGLTQPYVSANADALTDIFKDAEGYWHAIYTNPQAVGVRTDVLESRGAAVPTSWADLLDPSYKGLIQMPSPQASGTAYNLILTLTTIMGEDAAFDYMKALNANVQTYTQSGTAPSGALGVGETAVAIQFSPGFLKLVDEGFPVQVVFPSEGVGYEVAALSILKGATNLGAAEALVDWITSVKGQEALAAQKTYFMPIRTDVSAGPGVPSLADIKLVSWDPTYAADNRQRLVDRWVEEVLGQ is encoded by the coding sequence ATGCGCTTACGACCCCTCATCGTCTCACTCGTCGTCGCGACGCTCACGTGCGTGGGCCTCGCCCAGAACCTCGTCGTCTACTCGAGCGTGGACGAGGAGAACGCCCGCCATCTCCTCGCGGCCTTCACGGCCGACACGGGCATCCAGGTTCAGATGGTGTTCCTGTCGGCCGGCCCCGCGCTCTCGCGCATCGAGGCCGAGAAGAACCGGCCGCAGGCCGACGTCTGGTTCGGGGCGCCGAGCGAGAACCACATCATCGCCAAGGACCGCGGCCTGACCCAACCCTACGTCTCCGCGAACGCCGACGCCCTCACCGACATCTTCAAGGACGCCGAGGGGTACTGGCACGCCATCTACACGAACCCCCAGGCTGTCGGCGTGCGCACCGACGTCCTCGAGAGCCGCGGCGCCGCGGTGCCGACCAGCTGGGCCGACCTGCTCGACCCCAGCTACAAGGGCCTCATCCAGATGCCGTCGCCGCAGGCCTCGGGCACGGCCTACAACCTCATCCTCACGCTCACGACCATCATGGGCGAGGACGCCGCCTTCGACTACATGAAGGCGCTCAACGCCAACGTGCAGACCTACACGCAGAGCGGCACGGCGCCCTCCGGCGCGCTGGGCGTGGGCGAGACGGCCGTCGCCATCCAGTTCAGCCCCGGCTTCCTCAAGCTCGTGGACGAGGGCTTCCCCGTGCAGGTCGTCTTCCCGAGCGAGGGCGTCGGCTACGAGGTGGCGGCGCTGTCCATCCTCAAGGGCGCCACGAACCTCGGCGCCGCCGAGGCGCTGGTCGACTGGATCACGTCCGTGAAGGGCCAGGAGGCGTTGGCGGCGCAGAAGACCTACTTCATGCCGATCCGCACCGACGTCAGCGCCGGCCCCGGCGTGCCGTCGCTGGCCGACATCAAGCTCGTCAGCTGGGACCCGACGTACGCCGCCGACAACCGTCAACGCCTGGTGGACCGCTGGGTCGAGGAAGTGCTCGGCCAGTAG
- a CDS encoding MFS transporter translates to MTSDPKRALTYRYAFLVGMLELAIAVPMPVLVLHMTGRGLDLAVIGLAFTVRAILVVLLELPTGGLADAIGRRPVALASQLFTAASFAALLFVAGPALALVYAVLQGIGAALHSGAMDAWYVDEIKRLDAGTELEPHLATVNVFQAAGMLIGTAVGGLLPSLTAGLDLPWPLGGFGVALFAGIALRLVVWLMTLALMREPARQHGAELLGVRAVPSILLDAGRLTRKAPGIRWLLVAAGASGLAMVSIETFWQPIAAFTFGDDPSRSAPFAVLGTLSGVAVLLGSLAVMRWGKRFPGGSVALAGTSTVIRGLAMFLFASTATSWGLGAGLALAYFALATTNVPHYALLHDAVPSALRSSMLSVHSLVFFIGIALASGPLGWLASQAGPQLALAMGAALTVASAFAYVRVAKHLPGSRRPPAALSAEEAAAMAITTAPLGGPEGAFEAVARERFDD, encoded by the coding sequence ATGACGTCGGACCCCAAGAGGGCGCTCACCTACCGCTACGCCTTCCTCGTAGGCATGCTCGAGCTGGCCATCGCGGTACCCATGCCGGTTCTCGTCCTCCACATGACCGGGCGCGGCCTCGACCTGGCCGTGATCGGGCTGGCGTTCACGGTGCGCGCCATCCTCGTGGTGCTGCTCGAGTTGCCCACGGGCGGGCTCGCGGACGCCATCGGCCGGCGTCCCGTCGCGTTGGCGTCGCAGCTGTTCACCGCCGCCTCGTTCGCGGCGCTGCTGTTCGTCGCCGGTCCCGCGCTCGCCCTCGTCTACGCCGTGCTTCAGGGCATCGGCGCGGCGCTCCATTCGGGCGCCATGGACGCCTGGTACGTGGACGAGATCAAGCGCCTCGACGCCGGCACCGAACTCGAGCCCCACCTGGCAACCGTCAACGTGTTCCAGGCGGCGGGCATGCTGATCGGCACCGCGGTCGGCGGCCTGCTGCCGAGCCTGACCGCCGGCCTCGACCTGCCGTGGCCCCTCGGCGGCTTCGGCGTCGCCCTGTTCGCCGGCATCGCCCTGCGCCTCGTCGTCTGGCTCATGACGCTCGCGCTCATGCGCGAACCGGCGAGGCAGCATGGCGCCGAGCTCCTCGGCGTGCGCGCGGTGCCGAGCATCCTGCTCGACGCCGGCAGGCTCACGCGCAAGGCGCCCGGCATCCGGTGGCTGCTCGTCGCCGCGGGCGCCAGCGGCCTGGCGATGGTGAGCATCGAGACGTTCTGGCAGCCCATCGCCGCCTTCACGTTCGGCGACGACCCGAGCCGCTCGGCCCCGTTCGCCGTGCTCGGCACCCTATCGGGGGTCGCGGTGCTCCTCGGAAGCCTGGCCGTCATGCGCTGGGGCAAGCGCTTCCCGGGAGGCAGCGTGGCGTTGGCGGGCACCAGCACGGTCATCAGGGGGCTCGCGATGTTCCTGTTCGCCTCCACCGCCACGTCATGGGGTCTCGGGGCAGGACTGGCGCTCGCGTACTTCGCGCTCGCCACCACCAACGTCCCTCACTACGCGCTGCTCCACGACGCCGTCCCGTCCGCGCTGCGTTCGTCGATGCTCTCGGTGCACTCCCTCGTCTTCTTCATCGGCATAGCGCTCGCGTCGGGCCCGCTCGGCTGGCTCGCCTCCCAGGCCGGCCCTCAACTGGCGCTGGCCATGGGTGCGGCGCTCACGGTGGCGAGCGCCTTCGCTTACGTGAGGGTCGCCAAGCACCTGCCCGGCAGCCGGCGCCCTCCGGCCGCGCTGAGCGCCGAGGAAGCGGCGGCCATGGCGATCACGACGGCGCCGCTCGGCGGCCCCGAGGGCGCCTTCGAGGCCGTCGCCCGAGAACGGTTCGACGATTGA
- a CDS encoding ABC transporter ATP-binding protein, with translation MLLRLIGEYTRPSRGAIGLIVALQFVATIGTLLLPSINADIIDKGIIRGDTGYILRQGAFMLAVSLVQVAATVVAVYFAARTAMRFGRDLRSGVFRRVGQFAAREVNAFGAPSLLTRTTNDVQQVQTLVFMSFAMIVTTPIMMIGGVIMAMREDIGLSWLVAVAVPLLAGAIGLILSRMVPGFRRMQRRIDRVNQVLREQIGGIRVVRAFVREPHEERRFEEANTELTDVTLYVGRWMAAMFPLVMLVLNASTVAVLWFGGLRVDAGLMQIGSMTAYISYLIQILIAILMSTMLLMLLPRASVSAGRIGEVLSTAPSVVPPSAPVLPTRPSGRLEFRNVTFSYPGASHPVLADVSFDVGPGETVAVIGSTGAGKSTLVSLVPRLFDVTGGAILVDGVDVRDYGPDALWARIGLVPQKAFLFSGTVRSNLLYGDPGADDAALWRALEVAQASDFVATMEAGLDSPIAQGGTNVSGGQRQRLAIARALVKRPAFYLFDDSFSALDVATDARLRRALDPVTRSAAVLIVGQRVATIQHADRIVVLEDGRVVGLGTHEQLLATSPTYQEIVASQAQVAA, from the coding sequence GTGCTACTGAGGCTCATCGGCGAGTACACGAGGCCGTCGCGCGGCGCCATAGGCCTGATCGTGGCCCTCCAGTTCGTGGCCACCATCGGGACCCTGCTCCTACCCAGCATCAACGCCGACATCATCGACAAGGGCATCATCAGGGGCGACACGGGCTACATCCTGCGCCAGGGCGCGTTCATGCTCGCCGTCTCCTTGGTGCAGGTGGCCGCCACCGTGGTGGCCGTCTACTTCGCGGCTCGGACGGCCATGCGCTTCGGACGCGACCTGCGCTCGGGGGTCTTCCGGCGCGTCGGCCAGTTCGCGGCGCGCGAGGTCAACGCGTTCGGCGCGCCGTCGCTGCTCACGCGCACCACCAACGACGTGCAGCAGGTCCAGACGCTCGTGTTCATGAGCTTCGCGATGATCGTCACCACGCCCATCATGATGATCGGCGGCGTGATCATGGCCATGCGCGAGGACATCGGGCTGTCGTGGCTCGTCGCCGTGGCCGTCCCCCTCCTGGCAGGGGCGATCGGCCTGATACTCAGCCGCATGGTGCCCGGCTTCCGCCGGATGCAGCGCCGCATCGACCGCGTCAACCAGGTGCTGCGCGAACAGATCGGCGGGATCCGCGTCGTGAGGGCGTTCGTGCGGGAGCCGCACGAGGAGCGCCGCTTCGAGGAGGCCAACACCGAGCTCACCGACGTCACGCTCTACGTCGGGCGCTGGATGGCCGCCATGTTCCCGCTCGTGATGCTCGTGCTCAACGCCTCCACCGTCGCCGTCCTCTGGTTCGGTGGGCTGCGCGTCGACGCCGGCCTGATGCAGATCGGCAGCATGACGGCCTACATCAGCTACCTCATCCAGATCCTCATCGCCATCCTCATGTCGACCATGCTGCTGATGCTCCTCCCCCGGGCCAGCGTCTCGGCCGGGCGCATAGGCGAGGTGCTCTCCACCGCGCCCAGCGTGGTGCCGCCGAGCGCGCCCGTGCTGCCGACCCGCCCCAGCGGCAGGCTGGAGTTCCGCAACGTCACGTTCAGCTACCCCGGCGCCAGCCACCCCGTGCTGGCGGACGTCAGCTTCGACGTGGGGCCGGGGGAGACCGTGGCCGTGATCGGGTCGACGGGCGCCGGCAAGTCGACGCTGGTGAGCCTCGTGCCCAGGCTCTTCGACGTGACGGGCGGCGCGATCTTGGTCGACGGCGTCGACGTGCGGGACTACGGCCCCGACGCCCTGTGGGCTCGCATCGGGCTCGTGCCGCAGAAGGCGTTCCTCTTCTCGGGCACGGTGCGCAGCAACCTGCTCTACGGTGACCCGGGCGCCGACGACGCCGCTCTCTGGCGCGCGCTGGAGGTGGCACAGGCGAGCGATTTCGTGGCGACGATGGAGGCGGGCCTCGACTCGCCCATCGCCCAGGGCGGGACCAACGTGTCCGGCGGACAGCGCCAGCGCCTCGCCATCGCCCGGGCCCTCGTCAAGCGCCCCGCCTTCTACCTGTTCGACGACTCGTTCTCCGCGCTCGACGTCGCCACCGACGCGCGGTTGCGGCGCGCGCTCGACCCCGTGACGAGGAGCGCGGCGGTCCTGATCGTCGGGCAGCGCGTCGCCACGATCCAGCACGCCGACCGCATCGTCGTCCTCGAGGACGGGCGCGTCGTGGGCCTCGGGACGCACGAGCAGCTGCTCGCCACCTCCCCCACCTACCAGGAGATCGTCGCGTCGCAGGCGCAGGTGGCGGCGTGA
- a CDS encoding hexameric tyrosine-coordinated heme protein, with amino-acid sequence METWLTSLITPTPQAGFELAIKMARMGVKYTQPSAEVRDKLRPEYANDADSLTWASQVIAINFQTVAAANGYWR; translated from the coding sequence ATGGAGACCTGGCTTACTTCCCTCATCACGCCCACGCCCCAGGCGGGGTTCGAACTGGCCATCAAGATGGCGCGCATGGGCGTCAAGTACACGCAGCCGTCGGCGGAGGTGCGCGACAAGCTCCGCCCCGAGTACGCCAACGACGCCGACAGCCTCACGTGGGCGTCGCAGGTCATAGCTATCAACTTCCAGACGGTGGCCGCCGCCAACGGTTACTGGCGCTAG
- the nagB gene encoding glucosamine-6-phosphate deaminase yields MQIVILPTAANAEHLAARIVADRLRAKPDLVLGCATGRTMEGIYDRLVAIAAAERLDFSAVHTFNLDEYVGLAPSDPRSYHHYMTERLFSRVGLARERTHLPNGVATDLQAECADYEARIKAVGGIDLQLLGLGSTGHIGFNEPLSSLTSRTRPKVLAPGTREQNAEAFGGDPASVPARALTMGVGTILEAHEVLLIVTGAHKADILATAAEGPVTSLVSATALQFHPRCHVLVDEAAAARLQEREYYEWTVRHEPAWERYANLLD; encoded by the coding sequence ATGCAGATCGTGATACTCCCCACCGCAGCGAACGCCGAGCACCTCGCGGCGCGCATCGTCGCCGACAGACTGAGGGCCAAGCCGGACCTGGTGCTCGGCTGCGCCACCGGCCGCACCATGGAGGGCATCTACGACCGGCTCGTGGCGATCGCGGCCGCCGAGCGCCTCGACTTCTCGGCCGTCCACACCTTCAACCTGGACGAGTACGTCGGCCTCGCGCCGAGCGATCCGCGCTCGTACCACCACTACATGACCGAGCGCCTCTTCTCGCGGGTCGGTCTCGCCCGCGAACGCACCCACCTCCCGAACGGCGTGGCCACCGATCTCCAGGCGGAGTGCGCCGACTACGAGGCGCGCATCAAGGCCGTGGGCGGCATCGACCTGCAGCTCCTCGGCCTGGGCAGCACCGGCCACATCGGCTTCAACGAGCCGCTCTCATCCCTCACGTCGCGCACCCGGCCCAAGGTCCTCGCGCCGGGCACGCGGGAGCAGAACGCCGAGGCCTTCGGCGGTGACCCGGCGAGCGTGCCCGCGCGGGCCCTCACCATGGGGGTGGGCACGATCCTCGAGGCGCACGAGGTGCTGCTCATCGTGACGGGGGCGCACAAGGCCGACATCCTCGCCACGGCCGCGGAGGGGCCCGTCACCTCGTTGGTGAGCGCCACGGCGTTGCAGTTCCACCCGCGCTGCCACGTGCTGGTGGACGAGGCGGCGGCGGCGCGCCTGCAGGAGCGGGAGTACTACGAGTGGACCGTCAGGCACGAGCCGGCCTGGGAGCGGTACGCGAACCTGCTCGATTGA
- a CDS encoding ABC transporter ATP-binding protein, protein MPVDLRLLGLRKEFTSPEGTVVVAVDDVTLEVEKGAFVTLLGPSGCGKTTLLRMIAGFEQPTAGEVHFGERRVDQLAPNARDTAMVFQSYAIFPHLNVYDNVAFGLRMQRLARAEVEARVGAVLEQVGLGAMARRSPSQLSGGQQQRVALARCIVMHPKLLLFDEPLSNLDAKLREQMRVEIRELQQRLGITSVYVTHDQVEAMAMSDLVVIMNSGRVEQVGTPQEVYARPNSRFVAGFIGDANFLPAVLLDRRSARVGTTVLPLADPCHAPAGSQVTVVARPEAMNMTRSEGAAGPLHGTVKHVTFLGSLARYVVSVEGLPDMQVDAANPAEAGLVPVGAAVTLAPGALHALAPAVEG, encoded by the coding sequence ATGCCGGTCGACCTACGCCTGCTAGGGCTCCGCAAGGAGTTCACCAGCCCCGAAGGCACCGTCGTCGTGGCCGTCGATGACGTCACCCTGGAGGTGGAAAAGGGGGCGTTCGTGACCCTGCTGGGGCCCTCGGGCTGCGGCAAGACCACCCTCCTGCGCATGATCGCCGGCTTCGAGCAGCCCACCGCGGGCGAGGTCCACTTCGGGGAACGCAGGGTCGACCAGCTGGCGCCCAACGCGCGCGACACGGCGATGGTCTTCCAGTCGTACGCGATCTTCCCGCACCTGAACGTCTACGACAACGTGGCGTTCGGCCTGCGCATGCAGCGCCTGGCCAGGGCCGAGGTCGAGGCGCGGGTGGGGGCCGTGCTGGAGCAGGTCGGCCTGGGCGCGATGGCCAGGCGGTCGCCCAGCCAGCTCTCCGGCGGCCAGCAGCAGCGCGTGGCGTTGGCGCGCTGCATCGTGATGCACCCCAAGCTCCTCCTGTTCGACGAGCCGCTGTCGAACCTCGACGCCAAGCTCAGGGAACAGATGCGTGTGGAGATCCGCGAGCTCCAGCAGCGACTCGGGATCACGAGCGTGTACGTCACGCACGACCAGGTCGAGGCGATGGCCATGTCGGACCTGGTGGTCATCATGAACTCGGGACGCGTCGAGCAGGTTGGAACGCCGCAGGAGGTCTACGCCCGGCCGAACTCGCGCTTCGTCGCCGGCTTCATCGGCGACGCCAACTTCCTGCCCGCCGTGCTGCTCGACCGGCGGTCCGCTCGGGTCGGTACCACCGTGCTCCCCCTCGCCGACCCGTGCCACGCGCCGGCGGGGAGCCAGGTCACCGTGGTGGCCCGGCCCGAGGCCATGAACATGACGCGCTCCGAGGGAGCCGCCGGCCCGCTGCACGGCACGGTCAAGCACGTCACGTTCCTGGGGAGCCTCGCCCGGTACGTGGTGTCGGTCGAGGGCCTGCCCGACATGCAGGTGGACGCGGCCAACCCCGCGGAGGCGGGCCTGGTCCCCGTAGGTGCGGCCGTCACCCTCGCGCCGGGGGCGCTGCACGCCCTGGCCCCGGCGGTCGAAGGGTGA
- a CDS encoding HD domain-containing protein, with protein sequence MTVTGLEERLALAYAAYRLKDEPRVGWVMHGVAGPESVAAHSWGTAYLCLLFAADAGVDLGRALAIALVHDLAEATTGDFAARAAATDRPVSEAEKARLERDAIADLLPPRQAALHELWRAYEDRADPAARFVRDMNLIDMCLQALLYEREARYDADVQVPSEGGHRHLDEFFLSAEWRLEGEVAKRLFGSVRLEYEKARAQRRTIG encoded by the coding sequence ATGACCGTAACGGGCTTGGAGGAGCGCCTGGCCCTCGCCTACGCCGCCTACCGGTTGAAGGACGAGCCGCGCGTCGGCTGGGTGATGCACGGCGTCGCGGGCCCCGAGAGCGTGGCCGCCCACTCGTGGGGAACGGCCTACCTGTGCCTCCTCTTCGCCGCCGACGCCGGGGTGGACTTGGGCCGCGCCCTGGCGATCGCGCTGGTCCACGACCTGGCGGAGGCCACCACCGGCGACTTCGCCGCGCGGGCGGCCGCGACCGATCGGCCCGTGTCGGAGGCAGAGAAGGCGCGGCTCGAACGTGACGCCATCGCCGACCTGCTCCCACCGCGCCAGGCCGCCCTGCACGAGTTGTGGCGGGCGTACGAGGACCGCGCCGACCCGGCGGCCCGCTTCGTGCGCGACATGAACCTGATCGACATGTGCCTCCAGGCCCTCCTCTACGAGCGCGAGGCGCGCTACGACGCCGACGTGCAGGTGCCGTCCGAGGGCGGTCACCGGCACCTCGACGAGTTCTTCCTCTCGGCGGAGTGGCGCCTGGAGGGCGAGGTCGCCAAGCGGCTGTTCGGCAGCGTCCGCCTCGAGTACGAGAAGGCGCGGGCGCAGCGGCGTACAATCGGCTAG
- a CDS encoding iron ABC transporter permease, with protein sequence MLARAKSELRVIARDPLLMAVIVVIMAALVVFVVVPLWRVLLTAFRAPDGTLSLDNFALLAERRLYRNALRNSLMVGALVGVLGVALGYVAAFVLTRLKVPGRGLLHTLVMLPIISPPFAGAISILFLFGFNGLVTRRLLGLTDFSIYGMHGVVLSQVFTFAPIAYLSLRGVLGGINPTLEDAAMNVGASRWQVFWRVIFPLSLPGIASAFLVVLIESMADFGNPLVLAGAGFPMLATQAYLEITGSFNLARGAMLAGVLLLPSVTAFAIQRYYLAKRQYVTVTGKPTASTSKSVTPLAKWTLYGVVVAFAAVVVAFYAVILLGAATRVWGFDYSLDLRHFSYVFAVGWKTVKDTLIVAVVTTPISGLLGMLVAFLVVRRRFPGRGAMEFMSILNFAVPGTVAGIGYILAFNGPPLLLTGTLAILVLNFVFRYVPVGIQSGIAVLRQIDPAIEEAAQNLGADALTTFRRVTLPLIAPAFFSGLVFAFVRAMTAISSAIFLVSANWNLMTVQILNEVGSGRLGVAAAYSIVLLAIVLVAFWVISLIVGRGAQDASTVQF encoded by the coding sequence ATGCTCGCCAGGGCCAAGTCGGAACTCCGCGTCATCGCCCGCGACCCGCTCCTGATGGCGGTGATCGTCGTCATCATGGCGGCGCTCGTCGTGTTCGTGGTGGTGCCCCTCTGGCGCGTCCTCCTCACCGCGTTCAGGGCCCCGGACGGGACGCTGAGCCTCGACAACTTCGCGTTGCTCGCCGAGCGTCGGCTCTACCGGAACGCGCTGCGCAACAGCCTGATGGTCGGAGCGCTCGTGGGCGTCCTCGGCGTGGCGCTGGGCTACGTGGCCGCCTTCGTGCTCACGCGCCTGAAGGTGCCGGGCCGCGGCCTGCTGCACACGCTCGTCATGCTGCCGATCATCTCGCCGCCCTTCGCCGGGGCCATCTCCATCCTGTTCCTCTTCGGCTTCAACGGGCTCGTCACCAGGCGGTTACTCGGCCTCACGGACTTCAGCATCTACGGGATGCACGGCGTGGTCCTGTCGCAGGTCTTCACGTTCGCCCCCATCGCCTATCTCAGCCTGCGCGGCGTGCTGGGCGGCATCAACCCGACGCTGGAGGACGCCGCCATGAACGTCGGCGCCAGCCGTTGGCAGGTGTTCTGGCGCGTGATCTTCCCCCTGTCGCTGCCGGGCATCGCCAGCGCCTTCCTGGTCGTGCTCATCGAGTCCATGGCGGACTTCGGGAACCCGCTCGTGCTGGCCGGCGCCGGTTTCCCCATGCTGGCCACGCAGGCGTACCTCGAGATCACCGGCTCGTTCAACCTCGCGCGGGGGGCGATGCTGGCGGGAGTGCTGCTGCTGCCGTCCGTGACCGCCTTCGCCATCCAGCGCTACTACCTCGCGAAGCGGCAGTACGTGACGGTCACCGGCAAGCCCACGGCGTCCACGAGCAAGAGCGTGACGCCGCTCGCCAAGTGGACCCTCTACGGGGTCGTGGTCGCCTTCGCCGCCGTCGTCGTGGCGTTCTACGCCGTCATCCTGCTCGGGGCGGCCACCCGCGTCTGGGGCTTCGACTACTCGCTCGATCTCAGGCACTTCAGCTACGTCTTCGCCGTCGGCTGGAAGACGGTGAAGGACACCCTGATCGTCGCCGTCGTGACCACCCCGATCAGCGGGCTGCTTGGCATGCTGGTGGCGTTCCTGGTGGTGAGGAGACGCTTCCCCGGGCGCGGCGCCATGGAGTTCATGTCGATACTGAACTTCGCGGTGCCCGGCACCGTGGCGGGCATCGGTTACATCCTGGCCTTCAACGGCCCTCCCCTGCTGCTCACGGGGACGCTCGCCATCCTGGTCCTCAACTTCGTGTTCCGCTACGTGCCGGTCGGGATCCAGTCGGGCATCGCCGTGCTGCGTCAGATCGACCCCGCCATCGAGGAGGCCGCCCAGAACCTCGGCGCGGACGCGCTGACCACGTTCCGGCGGGTCACCCTCCCGCTGATCGCGCCGGCCTTCTTCTCCGGTCTGGTGTTCGCGTTCGTCCGCGCCATGACCGCCATCAGCTCGGCCATATTCCTCGTGTCGGCCAACTGGAACCTGATGACGGTCCAGATCCTCAACGAGGTCGGTTCGGGGCGGCTCGGGGTGGCCGCCGCCTACAGCATCGTCCTACTAGCCATCGTTCTCGTCGCCTTCTGGGTGATCAGCCTGATCGTCGGGCGCGGGGCGCAAGACGCGTCCACCGTGCAGTTCTGA
- a CDS encoding ABC transporter ATP-binding protein, which yields MRATERIRSGGRWGGAVGDKATAFGPSVRRLLRQLAPHRWRLAALLAAAVASVGLASVGPRVLGHATDLIFGGLIGKMFPAGLSKEQAVAAARAAGQSKVADMLAGMVMVPGQGVDFQAVGRVLLTVMALYLLSALLQYLQGYLLNDVVNATVFGFRRRVEEKLNRLPLRYFDAQPRGELLSRVTNDIDNISQSLQQTLSQFTTAVLTVLFMLVMMLTISPLLTLVALLSIPLTMLVAAFVMKRSGREFTLQWRHTGTLNAAIEEAYTGHSLVKVFGRQEEVQQGFEVENEALYRAGFRAQFLSGLIMPVSSFVGNLNYAAVAVIGGLRVAGGLLSLGSVQAFIQYSRQFTQPVTQIASMINMLQSGVASAERVFELLDAEEELPDAAERRAAASVEGRVAFEGVSFRYEPDRPLIEDLSLVAEPGRTVAIVGPTGAGKTTLVNLLMRFYELDAGRITLDGVDIATMSRADLRASIGMVLQDTWLFKGTIRANIAYGRPDATEEEVLEAARAAFVDRFVHSLPDGYDTVIDDEGSNVSAGEKQLITIARAFLARPALLILDEATSSVDTRTELLLQQAMSALRGDRTSFVIAHRLSTIIGADTILMMEAGRIVERGTHEELLAEGGPYAALYRSQFEVDERAA from the coding sequence ATGCGCGCCACCGAGCGCATCCGCAGCGGCGGCCGCTGGGGCGGCGCGGTCGGCGACAAGGCCACGGCGTTCGGGCCGTCCGTCCGGCGCCTCCTCCGTCAGCTCGCGCCCCACCGGTGGAGGCTGGCCGCCTTGCTCGCGGCCGCCGTCGCCTCCGTCGGGTTGGCGTCGGTCGGCCCGCGCGTCCTCGGCCACGCGACCGACCTCATCTTCGGTGGCCTGATCGGCAAGATGTTCCCGGCAGGTCTGAGCAAGGAGCAGGCCGTGGCGGCGGCGCGGGCCGCCGGGCAGTCGAAGGTCGCCGACATGCTGGCCGGCATGGTCATGGTGCCGGGCCAGGGCGTGGACTTCCAGGCCGTCGGGCGGGTGCTGCTCACCGTCATGGCGCTCTACCTGCTCTCGGCGCTCCTGCAGTACCTGCAGGGCTACCTGCTGAACGACGTGGTGAACGCGACCGTCTTCGGGTTCAGGCGCCGCGTCGAGGAGAAGCTCAACCGGTTGCCCCTGCGCTACTTCGACGCGCAGCCGCGCGGCGAGCTCCTCAGCCGCGTGACGAACGACATCGACAACATCTCGCAGAGCCTGCAGCAGACCCTCAGCCAGTTCACCACCGCCGTCCTGACCGTGCTGTTCATGCTCGTCATGATGCTCACCATCTCGCCGCTGCTCACCCTCGTGGCGCTCCTCAGCATCCCCCTCACCATGCTCGTCGCCGCGTTCGTCATGAAGCGCTCCGGCAGGGAGTTCACCCTGCAGTGGCGCCACACGGGCACGCTGAACGCGGCGATCGAGGAGGCGTACACCGGGCACTCCCTCGTGAAGGTCTTCGGCCGGCAAGAGGAGGTGCAGCAGGGGTTCGAGGTCGAGAACGAGGCGCTCTACCGCGCCGGCTTCAGGGCGCAGTTCCTCTCCGGCCTGATCATGCCGGTCTCGAGCTTCGTCGGTAACCTCAACTACGCCGCCGTCGCCGTGATAGGCGGCCTGCGGGTCGCTGGCGGCCTCCTCAGCCTCGGCAGCGTGCAGGCGTTCATCCAGTACTCCCGGCAGTTCACGCAACCCGTCACGCAGATCGCCTCCATGATCAACATGCTGCAGTCGGGGGTCGCGTCGGCGGAGCGCGTCTTCGAGCTGCTCGACGCCGAGGAGGAACTCCCGGACGCGGCGGAGCGCCGCGCCGCGGCGAGCGTGGAGGGCCGGGTGGCGTTCGAGGGCGTGTCGTTCCGCTACGAGCCGGACAGGCCGCTCATCGAGGACCTGTCGCTCGTGGCCGAGCCGGGCCGCACGGTCGCCATCGTCGGACCGACGGGCGCGGGGAAGACCACGCTCGTCAACCTGCTGATGCGCTTCTACGAGCTCGACGCGGGCCGCATCACGCTGGACGGCGTCGACATCGCCACGATGAGCCGTGCCGACCTGCGTGCCAGCATCGGCATGGTCCTGCAGGACACGTGGCTGTTCAAGGGCACCATCCGCGCCAACATCGCCTACGGCAGGCCGGACGCGACCGAGGAAGAGGTCCTGGAGGCTGCCCGCGCCGCCTTCGTCGACAGGTTCGTGCACAGCCTGCCGGACGGTTACGACACCGTCATCGACGACGAGGGCAGCAACGTCAGCGCCGGCGAGAAGCAGCTGATCACCATCGCCCGCGCCTTCCTGGCGCGGCCGGCGCTGCTCATCCTCGACGAGGCGACCAGTTCGGTCGACACCCGCACCGAGCTACTGCTGCAGCAGGCCATGAGCGCGTTGCGCGGCGACCGAACGTCCTTCGTGATCGCCCACCGCCTCTCCACTATCATCGGGGCCGACACGATCCTGATGATGGAGGCGGGCCGCATCGTCGAGCGCGGGACGCACGAGGAGCTGTTGGCGGAGGGCGGCCCCTACGCCGCCCTCTACCGCTCGCAGTTCGAGGTGGACGAGAGGGCGGCGTGA